A single region of the Micropterus dolomieu isolate WLL.071019.BEF.003 ecotype Adirondacks linkage group LG02, ASM2129224v1, whole genome shotgun sequence genome encodes:
- the elfn1a gene encoding protein ELFN1, which translates to MTLREAPMACSLGMVTSALFWSVAIVYLTHIGKVSGDCWLIEGEKGFVWLAICSQNQPPYEAIPQHINSTIVDLRLNENKIKSIQYSALSRFANLTYLNLTKNEISYIEDGAFSAQFNLQVLQMGFNKLRNLTEGILRGLGKLQYLYLQANLIETVTPNAFWECPNIENIDLSMNRIQQLDGSTFTSLTKLTTCELYTNPFNCSCELLGFVKWLSVFPNRTNERMVCDSPPGVSGYSLLSQNPNNPTYRNALHMLTTVCTDDYVTPFIPVPTEPTTPPPDLTLCGLEDCPSGTEPEDITISTTYNDVEVNPLMKLKQVSNTGATITVQIPHPYKKMYILVLYNNSFFTDIQNLKDIKEDIELKNLKPHTNYTYCVASIRNSLRHNHTCLTITTGPWNGKDRVVNNATATHYIMTILGCLFSMVIFLGVVYYCLRRKRQQDEKHKKAGSLKKNIMELKYGQELEGGTISRMSQKQLLAGESMARMPYLPSAGEMEQYKFQEISDTPKMMKGNYMDVRSVDHHERRECDIGMAGNSQGSVAEISTIAKEVDKVNQIINNCIDALKSESTSFQGVKSGAVSTAEPQLVLISEHPQSKSGLLSPVYKDSYHHSLQRHRTSDVSPKRPSTATGGPMRSPRPYRSESKYIEKASPTGETLLTVTPAAAILRAEAEKMRQYSDHRHSYPDAQIEELEGPDGHKSSMLEPLTHSRSRDLAYSQLPSQYHNLSYSSSPEYYCKPSHSIWERFKLHRKRHKDDEYMAAGHALRKKVQFAKDEDLHDILDYWKGVSAQHKS; encoded by the coding sequence ATGACTCTAAGAGAAGCACCAATGGCCTGCAGCTTAGGCATGGTGACGAGTGCCTTGTTTTGGTCTGTAGCCATTGTATATTTGACTCATATTGGCAAAGTCAGTGGAGACTGCTGGTTAATTGAGGGTGAAAAGGGCTTTGTGTGGCTTGCAATTTGCAGCCAAAACCAACCACCTTATGAGGCCATCCCACAGCATATCAACAGCACCATTGTGGACCTTCgtctgaatgaaaacaaaatcaaaagtatCCAATATTCTGCCCTTAGTCGCTTTGCCAACTTGACCTACCTGAACCTGACAAAGAATGAAATCTCCTACATAGAGGATGGCGCCTTTTCTGCTCAGTTTAACTTACAAGTCCTTCAAATGGGCTTCAACAAGTTGCGGAACCTGACAGAGGGGATCCTCCGGGGTTTAGGAAAGCTGCAGTACCTCTACCTCCAGGCAAACCTGATTGAGACTGTGACACCCAATGCCTTTTGGGAATGCCCCAACATTGAGAACATTGACCTCTCCATGAACCGAATACAGCAGTTAGACGGGTCCACGTTTACCAGTTTGACTAAACTGACCACCTGCGAGCTGTACACCAACCCTTTCAACTGCTCGTGTGAATTACTTGGTTTTGTCAAATGGCTCTCAGTTTTCCCTAACAGGACGAATGAGCGGATGGTCTGCGACTCCCCACCTGGCGTCTCTGGTTATAGTTTACTGAGCCAGAATCCTAACAATCCAACATATCGAAATGCGCTTCACATGCTCACAACTGTATGCACTGATGACTATGTGACACCATTTATTCCTGTACCCACTGAGCCCACAACACCCCCACCGGACTTGACACTTTGTGGGCTGGAAGATTGTCCCTCAGGCACAGAACCAGAAGACATTACTATCAGTACAACATACAATGATGTGGAAGTAAACCCCCTGATGAAACTGAAGCAAGTATCGAATACAGGTGCCACCATCACAGTTCAGATTCCTCATCCATACAAGAAGATGTACATCCTGGTTCTGTACAACAACAGCTTTTTCACCGATATTCAAAACCTGAAAGATATAAAGGAGGACATTGAACTAAAAAACCTTAAACCCCACACTAACTACACATACTGTGTTGCTTCGATACGTAATTCTCTTAGACACAACCACACTTGTCTGACAATCACTACTGGCCCTTGGAATGGAAAGGATAGAGTTGTAAACAATGCAACTGCTACTCACTACATTATGACAATTTTAGGCTGCCTCTTTAGCATGGTTATTTTTCTAGGTGTGGTCTACTATTGCTTGCGAAGAAAGCGTCAGCAAGATGAAAAGCACAAAAAAGCAGGTAGCCTGaagaaaaatataatggaaCTCAAATATGGACAAGAACTGGAGGGAGGGACTATTTCTCGAATGTCACAGAAGCAGTTGTTGGCCGGAGAGAGCATGGCACGTATGCCGTATTTACCATCTGCAGGTGAAATGGAGCAGTACAAATTTCAAGAGATAAGTGATACACCTAAAATGATGAAAGGCAATTACATGGATGTGCGAAGCGTGGACCACCATGAACGCAGAGAGTGTGACATAGGAATGGCTGGAAATAGCCAGGGGTCGGTGGCAGAGATTTCCACCATTGCCAAAGAGGTGGATAAAGTCAATCAGATAATTAACAACTGTATAGACGCTCTAAAGTCAGAATCCACCTCTTTCCAAGGGGTGAAATCTGGAGCAGTGTCCACTGCAGAGCCCCAGCTCGTACTAATATCAGAACACCCACAGAGTAAATCTGGCCTTCTGTCCCCAGTGTATAAGGACAGCTACCACCATTCTCTGCAGAGGCATCGGACCTCTGATGTCTCGCCAAAGAGGCCCAGCACTGCCACAGGAGGGCCCATGCGAAGCCCCAGGCCTTATCGCTCTGAATCCAAGTACATAGAGAAAGCCTCCCCAACAGGAGAGACTCTCCTCACAGTAACACCTGCTGCCGCCATCCTGAGGGCTGAGGCTGAGAAGATGCGTCAATACAGTGACCACCGGCACTCATATCCTGATGCTCAGATAGAGGAGCTTGAAGGACCTGATGGCCACAAGTCCTCCATGTTGGAGCCTCTTACTCACTCCCGCTCCAGAGACTTAGCATATTCCCAGCTGCCATCTCAGTATCACAATCTAAGCTACTCCTCCAGTCCCGAATACTACTGCAAACCATCACACAGTATCTGGGAGCGATTTAAACTCCACCGGAAACGGCACAAAGATGACGAGTACATGGCTGCAGGCCATGCACTGCGTAAGAAAGTCCAGTTTGCAAAGGATGAGGACTTGCATGATATTTTAGACTACTGGAAAGGTGTATCAGCCCAACATAAATCATAA